A genomic region of Methanocaldococcus sp. contains the following coding sequences:
- a CDS encoding KamA family radical SAM protein, with the protein MISNSTIDKEYKITNNYKSFLEIFSEVPEIGEILEKSKSVEEAREKLFEFCKELEWKVRSGNIKFKNEIDRWLSLKSIEIFLNIISKHNEKLSGFSTLEYLWKAYKGYEDALKEIREGFIEEFRHLFMGMTGKANYSLGFLGERLLDESVEFIDFSKIKGREAGIARSNFLDKVYEIMREYISKYPSGLDKRIILKRKKNKEILEDFFGITDDEWFNYKWQFKNVIKGKKGLEILKELREETNFKISDEDLELIEECIKNGIPFGITPYYLHLFDFENPYVEDLPVRRQVIPPKWYVKKMIEHKEDRSTFFDFMGEHDTSPCDLITRRYVTIAIIKPYESCPQICVYCQRNWMVQDFDEKAFKGWDKVEKALDWFAEHESMIEILITGGDPFSLSDKAIERMLNRISEMDHVIGVRFGTRTIVTAPMRITDELVEILGNYKKSLMISTHVESCYEITPEVKEAVRKLGEKNIKVYNQHVFHRYVSRRFENVALRIALKKAGIIPYYTFYPKGKIEHKDYLVPIARVVQEVKEEARLLPGSFRTDEPIFNVPRMGKNHLRGWQDRELIAIKPNGSRVYLMHPWEKGIYPTKLYTYEDVPIKEYLDSLKEIGENIEEYKTIWYYY; encoded by the coding sequence ATGATATCTAATTCAACAATTGATAAAGAATACAAAATTACAAATAATTATAAATCTTTTTTAGAAATATTTTCTGAAGTTCCAGAGATTGGAGAAATTTTAGAAAAAAGTAAAAGTGTAGAAGAGGCAAGAGAAAAGTTATTTGAATTTTGTAAAGAGTTAGAGTGGAAAGTTAGAAGTGGAAATATAAAATTTAAAAATGAAATAGATAGATGGTTATCATTAAAATCTATTGAAATATTTTTAAATATAATCTCTAAACATAACGAAAAGTTATCTGGATTTAGCACATTGGAATATTTATGGAAAGCATATAAAGGTTATGAAGATGCTTTAAAAGAAATAAGGGAGGGATTTATTGAAGAATTTAGACATTTATTTATGGGTATGACAGGAAAGGCTAACTATTCCTTAGGTTTCTTAGGAGAAAGGTTATTAGATGAAAGCGTAGAATTTATAGATTTTAGTAAGATAAAAGGTAGAGAGGCGGGAATTGCGAGATCCAACTTTTTAGATAAGGTTTATGAAATTATGAGAGAATACATTAGTAAATATCCAAGTGGATTAGATAAGAGGATTATATTAAAAAGAAAAAAGAATAAAGAAATTTTAGAAGATTTCTTTGGAATTACTGATGATGAATGGTTTAACTATAAGTGGCAGTTTAAAAATGTAATAAAGGGCAAAAAAGGATTAGAAATTTTAAAAGAACTTAGAGAAGAGACAAACTTTAAAATATCTGATGAAGATTTAGAACTTATAGAAGAATGTATAAAAAATGGAATACCTTTTGGAATAACTCCTTACTATTTACATTTATTTGACTTCGAAAATCCTTATGTCGAAGATCTACCAGTTAGAAGACAAGTTATTCCTCCAAAATGGTATGTTAAAAAGATGATTGAGCATAAAGAGGATAGGTCAACATTCTTTGACTTTATGGGAGAGCATGACACTTCTCCATGTGACTTAATAACAAGAAGGTATGTTACCATTGCAATTATAAAGCCATATGAATCATGCCCACAAATTTGTGTCTATTGTCAAAGAAACTGGATGGTTCAAGATTTTGACGAAAAGGCATTTAAAGGTTGGGATAAAGTTGAAAAAGCATTAGATTGGTTTGCTGAGCATGAATCTATGATAGAAATATTAATTACTGGTGGAGATCCATTCAGTTTGAGTGATAAGGCAATTGAGAGAATGTTAAATAGAATCTCTGAGATGGATCATGTTATTGGAGTAAGATTTGGAACAAGAACAATAGTTACAGCTCCTATGAGAATAACAGATGAATTGGTAGAGATATTAGGCAATTATAAAAAGAGTTTAATGATTTCTACACATGTTGAAAGTTGTTATGAAATTACACCAGAAGTTAAGGAGGCAGTTAGAAAATTAGGAGAGAAAAATATTAAGGTTTATAATCAGCATGTATTTCATAGATATGTAAGCAGAAGATTTGAAAATGTAGCTTTAAGAATAGCTTTAAAGAAAGCAGGAATAATTCCATACTACACTTTTTATCCAAAAGGGAAGATAGAGCATAAAGATTACTTAGTTCCAATAGCAAGAGTAGTTCAAGAAGTTAAAGAAGAAGCGAGATTATTGCCAGGATCATTTAGAACAGATGAACCAATATTTAATGTTCCAAGAATGGGTAAAAATCATTTAAGAGGTTGGCAGGATAGAGAATTAATTGCAATAAAACCTAATGGAAGTAGAGTTTATTTAATGCATCCATGGGAAAAAGGGATATATCCTACTAAGCTATACACTTATGAAGATGTACCAATTAAAGAATACTTAGATAGTTTAAAGGAAATAGGAGAAAATATTGAAGAGTATAAAACAATATGGTATTATTATTAA
- the ilvC gene encoding ketol-acid reductoisomerase — protein MVKIFYDKDVTFDAVKDKTIAVIGYGSQGRAQALNMKDSGLNVIVGLRPNGASWNKAIKDGHTVMTIEEASEKADIIHILIPDEVQPLVYKKQIKPYLTEGKTISFSHGYNIHYGLIRPPENVNITMVAPKSPGAMVRKTFEEGFGVPGLVAVERDYTGDALQIALGMAKGIGLTRVGVILTTFREETETDLFGEQVVLCGGVTELIKAAFETLVEAGYAPEMAYFETCHELKLIVDLIYQKGLKGMWENVSNTAEYGGLTRRSRVINEESRKAMKEILKEIQEGKFAKEWSLENIVGAPQLNALRRLEREHLIEKVGKELRKMCGLEKD, from the coding sequence GTGGTTAAAATATTCTACGACAAAGATGTAACCTTTGACGCAGTTAAAGATAAAACAATTGCAGTTATTGGATATGGAAGTCAGGGGAGAGCACAAGCGTTAAATATGAAGGATAGTGGGCTAAATGTTATAGTTGGTTTGAGACCTAATGGAGCCTCTTGGAACAAGGCAATTAAAGATGGGCATACAGTTATGACTATTGAAGAAGCTTCAGAAAAAGCAGATATAATTCACATATTGATACCAGATGAGGTTCAACCATTAGTTTATAAAAAACAGATTAAACCTTACTTAACAGAAGGAAAAACAATAAGTTTTTCTCATGGTTACAATATACACTATGGGTTAATAAGACCACCAGAGAATGTTAATATAACAATGGTAGCCCCTAAAAGTCCAGGGGCAATGGTAAGAAAAACATTTGAGGAAGGTTTTGGAGTTCCAGGATTAGTGGCTGTTGAAAGAGATTATACAGGGGATGCCTTACAAATTGCATTGGGAATGGCAAAGGGTATTGGATTAACAAGAGTTGGAGTTATATTAACAACATTTAGAGAAGAGACAGAGACAGATTTATTTGGAGAGCAGGTTGTTTTATGTGGAGGAGTTACTGAATTAATTAAGGCGGCATTTGAAACATTAGTTGAGGCTGGCTATGCTCCAGAGATGGCATACTTTGAAACATGCCACGAGTTAAAATTAATAGTAGATTTAATTTATCAAAAAGGTTTAAAAGGTATGTGGGAAAACGTTTCAAATACTGCTGAATATGGTGGATTAACAAGAAGGTCAAGAGTTATAAATGAAGAATCAAGAAAAGCAATGAAAGAAATATTAAAAGAAATACAAGAAGGTAAATTTGCAAAAGAGTGGAGTTTAGAGAATATTGTAGGGGCTCCACAGTTAAATGCTTTAAGAAGATTGGAGAGAGAACATCTAATTGAAAAAGTTGGTAAAGAATTAAGAAAAATGTGTGGATTAGAAAAAGATTAA
- a CDS encoding helix-turn-helix domain-containing protein codes for MEKVITYIIGDIVLSENPGNALKKWRNLFNIQQIELAKYLNVSPSVISDYEVGRRKNPGVNIIKKYVLALIEIDRERGGHTIKALNKILNKSPSIKAILSIKEYENPIPLKEFVDLIDGEFVVNTNNLDIPIYGHTVVDSIKAILEMNGDDFYHLYGWTTERALIFSNVSTGRSPMVAVRVSIMKPRVVVLQRIDKTKIDKLAIKLAEIDNIPLITTQLDLKDLIKVLNEIK; via the coding sequence ATGGAGAAGGTTATTACCTACATAATTGGAGATATTGTTTTGTCAGAAAATCCAGGAAATGCTCTAAAAAAATGGAGAAATCTATTCAATATCCAACAAATTGAATTAGCAAAATATTTAAATGTATCTCCTTCTGTTATTAGTGATTATGAAGTTGGAAGAAGAAAGAATCCTGGAGTTAATATAATAAAGAAATATGTTCTTGCATTGATAGAAATTGATAGAGAGAGAGGAGGACATACTATAAAAGCATTGAATAAAATCTTAAATAAAAGTCCTTCTATTAAAGCAATTTTATCAATAAAGGAGTATGAAAATCCAATTCCTTTAAAAGAATTTGTTGATTTAATAGATGGAGAATTTGTCGTAAATACTAACAACTTAGATATTCCAATTTATGGGCATACGGTTGTAGATAGTATAAAGGCAATATTAGAGATGAATGGAGATGACTTTTATCATCTATATGGTTGGACTACTGAAAGGGCTTTAATCTTTTCAAATGTCTCTACTGGAAGGAGTCCAATGGTCGCAGTTAGAGTTAGTATAATGAAACCAAGAGTTGTAGTTTTGCAGAGAATAGATAAAACGAAGATAGATAAATTAGCTATAAAATTGGCAGAAATTGATAATATTCCATTAATAACTACACAATTAGATTTAAAAGACCTTATAAAAGTATTAAATGAGATAAAATAA
- a CDS encoding hydroxymethylglutaryl-CoA synthase, producing MVGIVGYGAYIPKYRIKVDEIARVWNKDPESIKKGLLVYEKAVPSLDEDTATIAVEASRNALKRAEINPKDIGAVYVGSESHPYAVKPTATIVAEAIDATPDLTAADLEFACKAGTAGIQMCMGLVESGLIKYGLAVGADTAQGAPGDALEYTAAAGGAAYIIGKSKVIAEFNGTYSFTTDTPDFWRREGKPYPRHGGRFTGEPAYFRHVINAAKGLMEKMGTKPEDYDYCVFHQPNGKFYIRVAKILGFKEEQYKIGLLTPYIGNTYSGAVPLGLSNVLDNCEGGERILAVSYGSGAGSDAFDITVTNRIKDVKDKAQRTSYYIERKEYIDYAIYAKFRKKIRM from the coding sequence ATGGTAGGTATAGTTGGCTATGGAGCATACATTCCTAAGTATAGAATTAAAGTTGATGAAATTGCAAGAGTATGGAACAAAGACCCAGAATCAATAAAAAAAGGTCTTTTAGTTTATGAAAAGGCAGTTCCAAGTTTGGATGAAGATACAGCAACAATAGCTGTTGAGGCATCAAGAAATGCATTAAAAAGGGCTGAAATTAATCCAAAAGATATTGGAGCAGTGTATGTTGGAAGTGAAAGCCATCCTTACGCTGTAAAGCCAACTGCCACAATAGTTGCTGAGGCTATTGACGCTACTCCTGATTTAACAGCCGCAGATTTAGAATTTGCGTGTAAGGCTGGAACTGCTGGAATTCAAATGTGTATGGGATTGGTTGAAAGTGGATTAATTAAATATGGCTTAGCAGTAGGGGCTGATACAGCACAGGGGGCTCCGGGAGATGCGTTAGAATATACCGCCGCAGCTGGAGGGGCAGCCTATATAATTGGAAAATCTAAGGTTATTGCTGAATTCAATGGAACTTATTCATTTACAACAGACACTCCTGACTTTTGGAGAAGGGAGGGAAAACCTTATCCAAGACATGGAGGAAGATTTACCGGAGAACCTGCTTATTTTAGGCATGTTATAAATGCCGCTAAGGGCTTAATGGAAAAAATGGGAACAAAGCCAGAAGATTATGATTACTGCGTATTTCATCAACCAAATGGGAAATTTTACATTAGAGTTGCCAAAATATTAGGATTTAAAGAAGAACAGTATAAAATTGGATTACTAACTCCATATATTGGAAATACATATTCAGGAGCTGTTCCTTTGGGATTATCGAATGTTTTAGACAACTGCGAAGGAGGAGAGAGAATTTTAGCAGTTTCTTATGGTAGTGGAGCAGGAAGTGATGCCTTTGATATAACAGTAACAAATAGAATAAAAGATGTTAAAGATAAAGCCCAAAGAACTTCCTATTATATAGAAAGAAAAGAATACATTGACTATGCAATATATGCCAAATTTAGGAAGAAAATTAGAATGTAA
- a CDS encoding thiolase domain-containing protein gives MRDVAIIGYGQTKFGELWERSFRSLIVEAGVKAVESAGIDGKDIDEMYVGNMSAGLFVGQEHIASLIAEHAGLNPIPATRVEAACASGSLALRQAVLNIASGYSDIVLVGGVEKMTDVVDATSAISSASDQEWEALFGATFPSLYAMMAQRYMYEYGLTMEELSMWSVIMHENASKNRYAQFPFKVTLEQVMNSSPVAEPLRLLHCSPVSDGAAALILCEAEKAKEFVSSDDIIYIKASAQASDTIALHSREDITSLKAARVASEKAYKMAKIEPKDIDVAEIHDCFAINGLILMEELGFCKKGEAGKIVYEEKIAIDYDEFPTINPSGGLKAAGHALGATGIRQVGEIYWQLKGDKEVKDRHVEIKNGYGITANVGGTGGTVCIHILSDKK, from the coding sequence ATGAGAGATGTGGCTATTATTGGTTATGGACAAACAAAGTTTGGTGAATTGTGGGAAAGAAGTTTTAGAAGTTTAATTGTTGAGGCAGGAGTTAAGGCAGTAGAATCTGCTGGAATTGATGGAAAGGATATTGATGAAATGTATGTTGGAAATATGAGTGCTGGTTTGTTCGTTGGGCAAGAACATATTGCTTCATTGATTGCTGAACACGCTGGTTTAAATCCAATTCCAGCAACAAGAGTTGAGGCGGCATGTGCATCTGGTAGTTTAGCATTGAGGCAGGCAGTGTTAAATATAGCAAGTGGTTACAGTGATATTGTCTTAGTTGGTGGAGTAGAAAAAATGACTGATGTTGTTGATGCTACATCAGCAATATCTTCTGCCTCAGATCAAGAGTGGGAGGCACTGTTTGGAGCAACATTTCCATCACTTTATGCTATGATGGCTCAAAGATACATGTATGAATATGGTTTAACAATGGAAGAACTCTCCATGTGGAGCGTAATTATGCACGAAAATGCTTCAAAGAATAGATATGCTCAATTTCCATTTAAGGTTACATTAGAGCAGGTTATGAATTCCTCTCCTGTTGCCGAGCCTTTGAGATTACTACATTGCTCTCCAGTTTCAGATGGGGCCGCGGCATTGATATTATGTGAGGCAGAAAAGGCAAAAGAATTTGTAAGTAGTGATGATATAATATATATTAAAGCAAGTGCCCAAGCATCAGACACTATTGCCTTACATAGTAGAGAAGATATTACAAGTTTAAAAGCCGCAAGAGTCGCAAGTGAAAAGGCATATAAGATGGCAAAGATTGAGCCAAAAGATATTGATGTCGCTGAAATTCACGATTGTTTTGCTATAAATGGTTTAATTTTAATGGAGGAATTAGGATTTTGTAAAAAAGGAGAGGCGGGAAAAATAGTTTATGAAGAAAAAATAGCAATTGATTATGATGAATTTCCAACAATAAACCCAAGTGGTGGATTAAAAGCCGCTGGGCATGCATTAGGGGCTACAGGAATTAGACAGGTTGGAGAAATTTATTGGCAGTTGAAGGGAGATAAGGAGGTTAAAGATAGACATGTTGAAATTAAAAATGGATATGGAATTACTGCAAATGTTGGAGGTACTGGAGGAACAGTTTGTATCCATATACTTTCAGATAAGAAATAA
- a CDS encoding CooT family nickel-binding protein, whose translation MCSCNLYFNDELIMEDVIIVEKKGDKIIAIDIFGEKKELVGEIVKVDLNENKIFIRG comes from the coding sequence ATGTGCAGTTGCAACTTATACTTTAATGATGAGTTAATTATGGAAGATGTTATTATTGTAGAAAAAAAAGGAGATAAAATTATAGCCATTGACATATTTGGAGAAAAAAAAGAATTAGTTGGAGAAATAGTAAAAGTTGATTTAAATGAAAATAAAATTTTTATCAGGGGATAA
- a CDS encoding Zn-ribbon domain-containing OB-fold protein encodes MVVRSWRHIKERYNLIGVRCKNCGTIYFPTRKICPKCRRKTEFEEIKLSGKGKVYTYSVVHVAPKDFEKQTPYVIAIVELEEGPKITGQIVDCKSEEVYIGMPVEAVFRRIKEDGDDGVITYGYKFKPIEN; translated from the coding sequence ATGGTAGTAAGAAGTTGGAGGCATATAAAGGAGAGATACAACTTAATTGGAGTAAGATGTAAAAATTGCGGAACAATATATTTCCCAACAAGAAAAATTTGTCCAAAGTGTAGGAGAAAAACAGAGTTTGAAGAAATAAAATTAAGTGGTAAGGGGAAAGTTTATACTTACTCAGTTGTTCATGTAGCCCCTAAGGACTTTGAAAAACAAACTCCCTATGTAATAGCAATTGTTGAATTGGAGGAAGGACCAAAAATTACTGGGCAAATAGTAGATTGCAAGTCAGAGGAGGTATATATAGGTATGCCAGTAGAGGCTGTATTTAGAAGAATCAAAGAAGATGGAGACGATGGAGTTATAACCTATGGATACAAATTTAAACCTATTGAGAATTAA
- a CDS encoding DUF4040 domain-containing protein gives MEVINYIVIVMAILTSLAALLQKDLIKCIILSGFFGLCVAYLYYALLAPDVALTEAILGGAILPALFAFTVRRTQRMDE, from the coding sequence ATGGAAGTCATAAACTACATTGTTATAGTAATGGCTATATTGACGAGTTTAGCCGCTTTATTACAGAAAGATTTAATTAAATGTATAATATTGTCTGGATTTTTTGGATTATGTGTAGCATATCTATATTATGCTCTATTGGCTCCAGATGTGGCTTTAACAGAGGCAATACTTGGAGGGGCTATTTTACCAGCATTGTTTGCCTTTACCGTTAGAAGGACTCAAAGAATGGACGAATAG
- the tgtA gene encoding tRNA guanosine(15) transglycosylase TgtA, whose product MMTFEIKSRDAMGRIGILNINGKKIETPTIMPVVHPNPKKQVVDIDLINKLADVIITNSYIIYKTKHLREIAINKGVHKLVGFDKVIVTDSGSFQLGVYGDVDVEPLEIVEFQEMIGVDVGTILDIPTPPDVDKEIAEKDLEETLRRAKLSIELKKDRGFKLLLNGTIQGSTYLDLRQKSAKEMAKLNFDIYPIGAVVPLMEEYRYRDVVEIILNSKMYLPTNKPVHLFGCGHPMFFALAVALGCDLFDSAAYVLYAKDDRYLTERGTLHLDEIKDLKSFPCSCPVCSSYTPKELASLNKKDREKLLAEHNLYITFEEINRIKEAIKEGSLWELVEERCRSHPKLLEAYRVLKNYMDYIEKFDPVTKKSAFFYSGVESMFRPEVLRHKKRLKRIKYEKVYVTTISSSVEKPYHENLNVIETDIDILIKHPVFGFVPYYIDSMYPLSQNEIPELYEFEKEINKKFYDEFIDWLKRKIGEDNILDIMTYNYYTSYFQSTKKGFNSDNLRIKKMLQYQYGYDIIDDDLIDKIKVVRSKNTGRLRQVLDENNNILFTVRSNDNLLIPSERGAKLLWEKIPYPRYRVVVNKEAEEFIREGRNVFAKFVVNCDEELRPYEEVLVVNEDDELLGYGTTILNGIELKEFNYGLAVKVRGGIKKV is encoded by the coding sequence ATGATGACTTTCGAAATTAAAAGTAGAGATGCCATGGGAAGAATTGGAATACTAAATATAAATGGTAAGAAAATTGAAACTCCTACGATAATGCCAGTAGTTCATCCAAATCCAAAAAAACAAGTTGTAGATATTGACTTAATAAACAAGTTGGCAGATGTTATTATCACAAATTCTTATATTATATATAAAACAAAACATTTAAGAGAAATTGCTATAAATAAAGGAGTTCATAAATTGGTAGGATTTGACAAGGTAATAGTTACAGATAGTGGTTCTTTTCAGTTGGGAGTTTATGGAGATGTTGATGTAGAACCATTAGAAATTGTAGAGTTTCAAGAGATGATAGGAGTTGATGTTGGAACTATTTTAGATATCCCAACTCCCCCAGATGTAGATAAAGAAATAGCAGAAAAAGATTTAGAAGAAACTTTAAGAAGGGCTAAATTGTCAATTGAGTTAAAAAAAGATAGAGGATTTAAATTATTGCTAAATGGGACTATCCAAGGTTCCACATATTTAGATTTAAGGCAAAAGTCGGCAAAGGAGATGGCTAAATTGAACTTTGACATATATCCTATTGGTGCAGTTGTCCCATTGATGGAAGAATATAGATATAGAGATGTAGTTGAAATTATTCTAAATTCAAAGATGTATCTTCCAACAAACAAGCCAGTGCATTTATTTGGTTGTGGGCATCCTATGTTTTTTGCTTTGGCTGTTGCATTAGGATGTGATTTGTTTGACTCTGCGGCTTATGTCTTATATGCTAAGGATGATAGATATTTAACTGAAAGGGGGACATTACATTTAGATGAAATTAAAGATTTAAAGTCATTTCCATGTTCATGTCCAGTTTGCTCATCTTATACTCCAAAAGAATTGGCAAGTTTAAATAAAAAAGATAGAGAGAAACTTTTGGCTGAACATAACTTGTATATAACTTTTGAAGAGATAAATAGAATTAAAGAGGCTATAAAAGAAGGTAGTTTATGGGAATTGGTTGAAGAAAGATGTAGAAGTCATCCTAAACTTTTAGAGGCATATAGAGTCTTAAAGAATTATATGGACTACATTGAAAAATTTGACCCTGTAACTAAAAAATCTGCCTTTTTCTATTCTGGCGTTGAATCAATGTTTAGACCAGAAGTTTTAAGACATAAAAAGAGATTGAAGAGAATTAAATACGAAAAAGTTTATGTTACAACAATATCAAGTTCCGTAGAAAAGCCATATCATGAAAATTTAAATGTAATTGAAACAGACATTGACATTTTAATAAAACATCCAGTATTTGGTTTTGTTCCATACTATATAGATTCTATGTATCCTTTATCTCAAAACGAAATTCCTGAACTTTATGAATTTGAAAAAGAGATAAATAAAAAGTTTTATGATGAATTCATTGATTGGTTAAAGAGAAAAATAGGGGAAGATAATATTTTAGATATAATGACCTATAACTATTACACAAGTTATTTCCAAAGTACTAAGAAAGGATTTAATTCAGACAATTTAAGAATTAAGAAAATGTTACAATATCAATATGGCTATGATATTATCGATGACGATTTAATTGATAAAATTAAAGTTGTTAGAAGTAAAAACACTGGAAGATTGAGACAGGTTTTAGATGAAAATAACAATATTTTATTTACAGTAAGAAGTAATGACAACTTATTAATACCCTCAGAAAGAGGGGCTAAACTATTATGGGAAAAAATACCATATCCAAGATATAGAGTTGTTGTAAATAAAGAGGCAGAGGAATTTATTAGAGAAGGGAGAAATGTCTTCGCTAAATTTGTTGTAAATTGTGATGAAGAGTTAAGGCCTTATGAGGAGGTTTTAGTGGTTAATGAAGATGATGAATTATTAGGTTATGGAACTACAATTTTAAATGGCATAGAACTTAAAGAGTTTAATTATGGGTTAGCGGTTAAAGTTAGGGGCGGAATAAAAAAGGTTTAA
- a CDS encoding gamma-glutamylcyclotransferase family protein gives MDSFDKNYYNVFAYGELMKKDVLLKLINRVPKMIKGRVYGFKKFFDKSIGYYGAVKEDGSYIDGIILLGITEKELKIFDDYEDLGIYYIREKTISIGEDGKKYDVYIYLRYL, from the coding sequence ATGGATTCTTTTGATAAAAATTATTATAATGTATTTGCCTATGGAGAGTTGATGAAAAAAGATGTTCTCTTAAAATTAATAAACAGAGTTCCAAAAATGATTAAAGGTAGAGTTTATGGATTTAAAAAGTTTTTTGATAAGTCAATTGGATACTATGGGGCTGTAAAAGAGGATGGAAGTTATATTGATGGAATTATTTTATTGGGAATTACTGAAAAAGAATTAAAAATTTTTGATGACTATGAGGATTTGGGAATATACTATATAAGGGAAAAAACTATATCTATTGGAGAAGATGGAAAAAAATATGATGTTTATATTTATTTGAGATATTTATAA
- a CDS encoding NAD+ synthase translates to MNNINDVVEKITNFIREKVKEANANGVVIGLSGGIDSTVTAYLCVKALGSDKVLGIIMPEKNTNPKDVEHAKMVAEKLNIKYIISDITDVLKAFGAGGYIPTREFDKIADGNLKARIRMCILYYFANKYNLLVAGTSNKSEIYVGYGTKYGDIACDIRPIGNLFKTEVRELAKYLGVPKEIIEKPPSAGLWEGQTDEGELGIKYEVLDKILKLYEEGKNPDEISKELNISINMVKYVFDLIKKNEHKRTLPPTP, encoded by the coding sequence ATGAATAATATTAATGATGTTGTTGAGAAAATAACAAATTTTATTAGAGAAAAGGTTAAAGAAGCCAATGCCAATGGTGTAGTTATTGGACTAAGTGGGGGAATTGATTCCACAGTCACAGCCTATCTATGTGTCAAAGCCCTTGGAAGTGATAAAGTTTTAGGTATAATAATGCCAGAGAAAAATACAAATCCTAAAGATGTTGAACATGCAAAAATGGTTGCTGAAAAGTTAAATATAAAATATATTATCTCAGACATAACAGATGTTTTAAAGGCATTTGGTGCTGGTGGCTACATTCCTACAAGAGAATTTGACAAAATTGCAGATGGAAATTTAAAAGCAAGAATTAGAATGTGTATTCTTTATTATTTTGCAAACAAATATAATCTATTAGTTGCAGGAACTTCTAATAAATCAGAAATTTATGTAGGATATGGAACTAAATATGGAGATATTGCCTGTGATATAAGACCTATAGGAAATTTATTTAAAACAGAGGTTAGAGAACTTGCTAAATATCTTGGGGTTCCTAAGGAAATTATTGAAAAACCACCATCAGCAGGTCTCTGGGAAGGACAAACAGATGAAGGAGAACTTGGAATTAAATATGAAGTTTTAGATAAAATATTGAAATTGTATGAAGAAGGAAAAAACCCAGATGAAATTTCTAAAGAGTTAAATATCTCCATAAATATGGTTAAATATGTATTTGATTTAATTAAAAAAAATGAGCATAAGAGAACACTTCCTCCAACTCCATAA